In Bradysia coprophila strain Holo2 unplaced genomic scaffold, BU_Bcop_v1 contig_358, whole genome shotgun sequence, one DNA window encodes the following:
- the LOC119081267 gene encoding E3 ubiquitin-protein ligase Nedd-4 isoform X13 has translation MSSDENSENIIYGCGSTNSDEPVNTEGTSQLRIKVLGGQSLAKKDIFGASDPYVRIDLNTINGDINIDSVLTKTKKKTLNPVWNEEFVFRVKPAEHKLVFQVFDENRLTRDDFLGLVEVALINLPKEQDNRAIPPKSYPLRPRSAKSRVRGTLDIYHAFIRDLDDNSENVTPPESPTPPESATPPEWDIINSPTSNSFGAPSASDQLPEGWEERQDANGRTYYVNHVARTTQWERPSINSAREAEVRNLAATEFHRRFHISVDETEGQGNQNEEVDSAESPSNNATRSSSTSQSRQSSTDEQSTGSETNNLDSGLPTGWSMQMAPNGRMFFIDHNERKTSWVDPRTGRASPMPNQARKPEDDLGPLPEGWEERVHSDGRIFFIDHNTRTTQWEDPRLSNPNIAGQAVPYSRDYKQKYEYFKSQLRKPTNVPNKFEIKVRRISILEDSYRIINSVNKTDLLKTKLWIEFEGEAGLDYGGLAREWFFLLSKEMFNPYYGLFEYSAMDNYTLQINPFSGLCNEEHLNYFKFIGKVAGMAVYHGKLLDAFFIRPFYKMMLQKPIDLRDMESVDMEYYNSLLWIKENDPSELMLTFCLDEETLGQTTQRELKPNGADIEVTNENKDEYIRLVIEWRFVARVKEQMSSFLEGFGSICPLALLKIFDENELELLMCGIQNIDVKDWKKNTLYKGDYYANHLIVQWFWRAVLSFSNEMRSRLLQFVTGTSRVPMNGFKELYGSNGPQMFTIERWGTPENFPRAHTCFNRLDLPPYESYYHLKDKLVKAIEGSQGFAGVD, from the exons atgtcttcagatgaaaattcagaaaatataatttacgGATGTGGCTCTACCAATTCCGACGAGCCTGTA AACACTGAAGGAACTAGTCAACTAAGAATAAAAGTTTTAGGCGGTCAATCACTTGCTAAGAAAGATATATTTGGGGCCAG CGATCCATATGTTAGAATAGATTTAAATACCATAAATGGAGACATAAATATTGATTCTGTACtgacaaaaacaaagaaaaag ACATTAAACCCAGTATGGAACGAAGAATTTGTATTTAGAGTGAAACCAGCTGAAcacaaattagtttttcaagtatttgatgaaaatcgactTACTCGTGATGACTTTTTGGGGCTAGTTGAAGTGGCACTTATAAATCTACCAAAAGAACAAGATAATCGCGCTATACCACCAAAGAGTTATCCATTGCGGCCACGAAG tGCCAAGTCGCGAGTACGTGGAACGCTAGACATTTATCATGCTTTTATCCGGGATTTGGACGACAactctgaaaatgtaacaccACCCGAATCGCCAACGCCACCGGAGAGTGCTACACCACCGGAATGGGATATCATCAATTCGCCCACATCT AACTCGTTTGGGGCACCTTCAGCGTCTGATCAGTTACCTGAAGGATGGGAAGAACGACAGGATGCTAATGGTCGAACGTACTACGTTAATCATGTTGCCAGAACAACGCAGTGGGAACGTCCATCAAT AAATTCGGCCAGAGAAGCCGAAGTGCGTAATCTAGCTGCGACCGAGTTCCATAGACGATTCCATATAAGTGTGGATGAGACAGAAGGTCAAGGAAATCAG AACGAAGAAGTGGATAGTGCTGAAAGTCCTTCAAACAATGCAACACGGTCATCATCAACATCGCAATCCCGACAAAGTTCAACAGACGAACAATCAACGGGATCAGAGACAAATAATTTAGATTCTGGATTGCCTACCGGATGGTCAATGCAAATGGCGCCGAATGGTAGAATGTTCTTTATTGATCATAATGAACGCAAAACATCCTGGGTGGATCCTAGAACTGGACGTGCAAGTCCGATGCCAAATCAAGCAAGAAAGCCAGAAGATGATTTAGGGCCATTGCCTGAGGGATGGGAAGAACGAGTACATTCAGATGGACGGATATTTTTCATAGACCATA ACACGAGAACAACGCAGTGGGAAGATCCACGATTGTCGAATCCTAACATAGCCGGCCAAGCAGTACCTTATTCAAGAGATTACAAACAAAAGTACGAATACTTTAAAAGTCAACTTAGAAAACCC ACAAACGTGCctaataaattcgaaattaaagTTCGGAGAATTTCGATCCTGGAGGACTCTTATCGGATTATAAACTCGGTCAATAAAACCGATTtactcaaaacaaaattgtggaTTGAATTTGAGGGTGAAGCTGGCCTAG ATTATGGTGGCCTGGCTAGAGAATGGTTCTTTTTACTGTCAAAGGAAATGTTTAATCCTTACTACGGTTTGTTCGAGTACTCTGCCATGGACAATTATACGCTACAAATCAATCCATTTAGTGGATTATGCAACGAGGaacatttgaattatttcaaGTTCATTGGAAAGGTAGCTGGCATGGCTGTATATCACGGGAAGTTGTTGGATG CCTTTTTCATTCGCCCGTTCTACAAAATGATGCTGCAAAAACCAATCGATTTACGAGACATGGAGTCCGTAGACATGGAATATTACAATTCACTTTTATGGATAAAGGAAAACGATCCGAGTGAGCTGATGCTGACGTTTTGTTTGGATGAGGAAACACTCGGACAGACCACCCAAAGAGAATTGAAACCAAATGGAGCTGACATCGAAgtaacaaacgaaaataaagaCGAATACATTAG ACTGGTCATTGAATGGCGTTTCGTAGCCAGAGTTAAGGAGCAAATGTCATCATTTTTAGAGGGATTCGGTTCCATTTGTCCCCTTGCAttactgaaaatatttgacgaaaatgaattggaaTTACTTATGTGTGGCATACAAAATATTG ATGTTAAAGACTGGAAGAAAAATACACTTTACAAAGGAGATTATTACGCCAATCATCTGATTGTTCAATGGTTTTGGAGG GCGGTGCTctcattttcaaatgaaatgcgTTCGCGATTACTACAATTTGTAACTGGCACATCACGCGTTCCAATGAACGGATTCAAGGAATTATATGGATCGAATGGGCCACAAATGTTTACAATCGAAAGATGGGGTACTCCAGAAAACTTTCCACGAGCACACACCTG CTTCAATCGCTTGGATTTACCGCCATACGAAAGCTACTATCATCTAAAGGACAAATTAGTAAAAGCCATCGAAGGAAGTCAAGGTTTTGCTGGTGTCGACTAG